The proteins below are encoded in one region of Pseudomonas sp. SCB32:
- the katG gene encoding catalase/peroxidase HPI — protein sequence MSDEKKASCPFNHTAGGGTTNRDWWPNQLRLDLLHQHSSRSNPMEETFNYTEAFKSLDLNAVKQDLTALMTDSQDWWPADFGHYGPLFIRMAWHAAGTYRIGDGRGGAGRGQQRFAPLNSWPDNVSLDKARRLLWPIKQKYGNKLSWADLIILTGNVALESMGFKTFGFAGGRADVWEPDMDVYWGDEKTWLGDQRYTGDRDLENPLAAVQMGLIYVNPEGPNGNPDPLAAAVDIRETFARMAMNDEETVALIVGGHTFGKTHGAGPADNVGANPEAAPLEEQGLGWRSTYQTGVGKDAITSGLEVVWTNTPTQWSNNFLTILFAYEWELTKSPAGAHQWKPKNGAGAGSIPDPFDPNKRRDPTMLTTDISLRTDPIYEKISRRFYENPDQLADAFARAWFKLTHRDMGPRARYLGAEVPAEQLIWQDPIPAVNHPVVDANDVAALKAKVLASGLSVSELVSTAWASASTFRGSDKRGGANGARIRLAPQKDWPVNQPELLAKVLKVLEGIQADFNKSASGGKKVSLADLIVLAGGAAVEKAAKDGGHSATVPFTPGRMDASQDQTDVESVGMLEPRADGFRNFLKAKYPVLPEHLLVDKAQLLTLTAPEMTALVGGLRVLGANVGQSQHGVFTSKPGTLSNDFFVNLLDMGTVWKPTSSANDLYEGRDRKSGAVKWTGSRIDLVFGSNAQLRALAEVYACSDSKQKFVDDFVKAWTKVMNLDRFDLR from the coding sequence ATGAGTGACGAAAAGAAAGCGAGCTGCCCGTTCAACCACACCGCTGGCGGCGGCACGACGAACCGTGACTGGTGGCCCAACCAGCTGAGGCTGGACCTGCTCCACCAGCACTCCTCCAGGTCTAACCCGATGGAGGAGACTTTCAACTACACCGAGGCCTTCAAGAGCCTCGACCTGAACGCGGTGAAGCAGGACCTGACGGCCCTGATGACCGACTCCCAGGACTGGTGGCCTGCCGACTTCGGCCACTATGGTCCGCTGTTCATCCGCATGGCCTGGCACGCCGCCGGCACCTACCGCATCGGCGACGGCCGGGGAGGCGCGGGGCGCGGGCAACAGCGTTTCGCCCCGCTCAACAGCTGGCCGGACAACGTCAGCCTGGACAAGGCCCGCCGCCTGCTCTGGCCGATCAAGCAGAAGTACGGCAACAAGCTGTCCTGGGCCGACCTGATCATCCTGACCGGCAACGTCGCACTGGAATCCATGGGCTTCAAGACCTTCGGCTTCGCCGGCGGCCGTGCAGACGTGTGGGAACCGGACATGGACGTGTACTGGGGCGACGAGAAGACCTGGCTGGGCGACCAGCGCTACACCGGCGACCGCGACCTGGAAAACCCGCTGGCCGCCGTGCAGATGGGCCTGATCTACGTGAACCCGGAAGGCCCCAACGGCAACCCCGACCCGCTGGCCGCCGCCGTCGACATTCGCGAAACCTTCGCGCGCATGGCGATGAACGACGAGGAAACCGTGGCGCTGATCGTCGGCGGCCACACCTTTGGCAAGACCCACGGTGCGGGCCCGGCCGACAATGTCGGCGCCAACCCCGAAGCCGCCCCGCTGGAAGAGCAGGGCCTGGGCTGGCGCAGCACCTACCAGACTGGCGTGGGCAAAGATGCCATCACTAGCGGCCTGGAAGTGGTCTGGACCAACACCCCGACCCAGTGGAGCAACAACTTCCTGACGATCCTGTTCGCCTACGAATGGGAACTGACCAAGAGCCCGGCCGGCGCCCACCAGTGGAAGCCCAAGAATGGCGCCGGGGCAGGCAGCATCCCGGACCCGTTCGACCCGAACAAGCGCCGCGATCCGACCATGCTCACCACCGACATCTCCCTGCGCACCGACCCGATCTACGAAAAGATCTCCCGGCGCTTCTACGAGAACCCCGACCAACTGGCCGATGCCTTCGCCCGCGCCTGGTTCAAGCTGACCCACCGCGACATGGGCCCGCGCGCCCGCTACCTGGGCGCGGAAGTCCCTGCCGAACAGCTGATCTGGCAGGACCCGATCCCCGCCGTCAATCACCCGGTGGTGGACGCCAACGACGTGGCTGCCTTGAAGGCCAAGGTACTGGCCTCAGGGCTCAGCGTTTCCGAACTGGTCAGCACCGCCTGGGCCTCGGCCTCGACCTTCCGAGGCTCTGACAAGCGCGGCGGCGCCAACGGCGCGCGCATTCGCCTGGCACCGCAGAAGGACTGGCCGGTCAACCAGCCGGAACTGCTGGCCAAGGTGCTCAAGGTGCTCGAAGGCATCCAGGCTGACTTCAACAAGTCCGCTTCCGGCGGCAAGAAGGTCTCCCTGGCCGACCTGATCGTGCTGGCCGGCGGCGCTGCCGTCGAGAAGGCGGCGAAGGATGGCGGCCACAGCGCCACCGTACCCTTCACGCCGGGCCGCATGGACGCCAGCCAGGACCAGACCGACGTGGAATCGGTGGGCATGCTCGAGCCGCGTGCCGATGGCTTCCGCAACTTCCTCAAGGCCAAGTACCCGGTCCTGCCGGAACACCTGCTGGTGGACAAGGCCCAGTTGCTGACCCTGACCGCGCCGGAAATGACCGCCCTGGTCGGCGGCTTGCGTGTGCTGGGCGCCAACGTCGGGCAGTCGCAGCACGGTGTGTTCACCAGCAAGCCGGGCACCCTGAGCAACGACTTCTTTGTCAACCTGCTGGACATGGGCACGGTGTGGAAACCGACCTCGTCCGCCAACGACCTCTACGAAGGCCGCGACCGCAAGAGCGGCGCCGTGAAGTGGACCGGCTCGCGGATCGACCTGGTGTTCGGCTCCAACGCACAGCTGCGCGCACTGGCGGAGGTCTATGCCTGCAGTGATTCCAAGCAGAAGTTCGTCGATGACTTCGTCAAGGCCTGGACCAAGGTGATGAACCTGGATCGCTTCGATCTGCGCTGA
- the mqo gene encoding malate dehydrogenase (quinone), whose amino-acid sequence MIKKVSGALLGLALAVNCASAFAAESKKVDVLLIGGGIMSTTLGVWLNELEPGWSMEMVERLDGVALESSNGWNNAGTGHSALAELNYTPEDKDGKVSIAKAIEINESFQISRQFWAWQVKNGVLKNPRSFINSTPHMSFVWGDDNVAFLKKRHEALQASPLFRGMQYSEDPAQIAKWVPLMMQGRDPAQKVAATWSPLGTDVNFGEITRQFAGYLQSKPNFAMKLSSEVENITRNDDGSWRVEYKNLKDGSVTKTDAKFVFIGAGGGALRLLQKSGIEEAKDYAGFPVGGSFLVTENPSIAQQHLAKAYGKASVGAPPMSVPHLDTRVLDGKRVILFGPFATFSTKFLKEGSYLDLLASTNVHNVWPMTRVGIDEYPLVEYLAGQLMLSDADRLKALREYFPEAQAEDWRLWQAGQRVQIIKRDADKGGALKLGTEIVSSADGSIAGLLGASPGASTAAPIMLSVLEKVFKDKLATPEWQTKVHQIVPSYGTKLNDSPEKTQQEWAYTSEVLQLDPPPAIDPAPAAQPAAAAPAEKAANYMAL is encoded by the coding sequence ATGATCAAGAAAGTGAGCGGGGCGCTGCTGGGCCTTGCTTTGGCAGTGAATTGCGCGTCGGCCTTCGCGGCCGAATCGAAGAAAGTCGATGTGCTGCTGATTGGCGGCGGCATCATGAGCACCACCCTGGGCGTCTGGCTCAACGAACTGGAACCGGGCTGGTCGATGGAGATGGTCGAGCGCCTCGACGGCGTCGCCCTGGAAAGCTCCAACGGCTGGAACAACGCCGGTACCGGTCACTCCGCGCTGGCCGAGTTGAACTACACGCCGGAAGACAAGGACGGCAAAGTCAGTATCGCCAAGGCCATCGAGATCAACGAATCCTTCCAGATTTCGCGCCAGTTCTGGGCCTGGCAGGTGAAGAACGGCGTGCTGAAGAACCCGCGTTCCTTCATCAACTCCACCCCGCACATGAGCTTCGTCTGGGGTGACGACAACGTCGCCTTCCTGAAAAAGCGCCATGAGGCGCTGCAGGCCAGCCCGCTGTTCCGTGGCATGCAGTACTCCGAGGACCCGGCGCAGATCGCCAAGTGGGTGCCGCTGATGATGCAGGGCCGCGACCCCGCGCAGAAGGTTGCCGCTACCTGGTCGCCGCTGGGCACCGACGTCAACTTCGGCGAGATCACCCGCCAGTTCGCCGGCTACCTGCAGAGCAAGCCGAATTTCGCGATGAAGCTGTCCAGCGAGGTGGAGAACATCACCCGCAATGACGACGGGTCCTGGCGCGTCGAGTACAAGAACCTGAAGGACGGCAGCGTCACCAAGACCGACGCCAAGTTCGTCTTCATCGGCGCCGGCGGCGGCGCACTGCGCCTGCTGCAGAAGTCCGGCATCGAAGAAGCCAAGGACTACGCCGGCTTCCCGGTGGGCGGCTCGTTCCTGGTTACCGAAAACCCGAGCATCGCCCAGCAGCACCTGGCCAAGGCCTACGGCAAGGCGTCGGTCGGCGCACCGCCGATGTCGGTGCCGCACCTGGACACCCGCGTACTCGATGGCAAGCGCGTGATCCTGTTCGGGCCGTTTGCCACCTTCTCCACCAAGTTCCTCAAGGAAGGTTCCTACCTGGACCTGCTGGCCAGCACCAACGTGCACAACGTCTGGCCGATGACCCGCGTGGGCATCGACGAGTACCCGCTGGTGGAGTACCTCGCCGGTCAGCTGATGCTCTCCGACGCGGATCGTCTCAAAGCCCTGCGCGAGTACTTCCCAGAGGCCCAGGCCGAAGACTGGCGCCTGTGGCAGGCCGGCCAGCGCGTGCAGATCATCAAGCGTGACGCCGACAAGGGCGGCGCACTGAAGCTCGGCACCGAGATCGTGTCTTCCGCCGACGGCAGCATCGCCGGCCTGCTCGGCGCATCGCCGGGCGCCTCCACCGCCGCGCCGATCATGCTCAGCGTGCTGGAGAAGGTGTTCAAGGACAAACTCGCCACCCCCGAGTGGCAGACCAAGGTCCACCAGATCGTCCCCAGCTATGGCACCAAGCTGAATGACAGCCCGGAGAAGACGCAACAGGAGTGGGCCTACACCAGCGAAGTCCTGCAACTGGACCCGCCGCCGGCCATCGACCCGGCTCCCGCAGCGCAGCCCGCCGCCGCAGCTCCGGCCGAGAAGGCCGCCAACTACATGGCGCTCTGA